In Toxoplasma gondii ME49 chromosome II, whole genome shotgun sequence, the genomic stretch GTGTATGCTCAACGTACGGACGCAGCCCCGAGCCAGGAAGCAACGTGTCGGGCTCTCTGATGGCGGGGAACGGTCATCTTTTGGAGGGAAAACGCTGAACACGACAGCTACTGCAACCTTCACATGCCCAGGACCGCAACAAGACATCCCTCCATGCATACTTGACCTCTTCGAAACTCATGAAACGGCCATCAGGCGAACAGTCTTCTTGAACAAAGAATCAGAAGAGTTTTTCAAATCCCCCGGATGGATTGTGCAGGAATCGAGACAGCAGCAACTTGCAGGTTTGTGGAGCACGCAGAAACTATCCATCCCGTCACGGTCGCCGACGCGAATCATCACGGGGCAGGACCTCTCGCCTGCCACCAGTATTGACAGTTCTTTCCAAACGCGAGCGTTGCCACAAAAAGTACCTACATCACCCATCGCTGAAACGGTAGACCATCGCAGCGACCACCAAGAAGGTCATTCTGGTGCGAATCTCGCACCGAAGCCGGCAGATGGGGCACCAAAAAAGCCAGCTTTGGCCCCCGACGGAGCTACATCTTCTTACTTTGTCTCGAGCACGACCAATTCGGAAAAACTTGCGAAAACATCCGTTTTACAATCGAGCACTGGGCGGCAGTCAGATCGGCTTCCTTCCAGAGCGCCGGAAAGGGTCGAGGGGGGTTGGAACCAGCTGTTACGGGAGATTCCCGACAGGTTTCCAACGCCGAATCGCGCAGGACGAACAGGCAGCAGTTCACAGGTCCGTCTCATGTACATTGACGATCGAGGCTGTCCAAGGCTCGCGTGCAGAAatcactgcatgcacgctcCAGATGAAGGCGCTCCTCAGCCAGCGTGTGGCCGGCGTACCCGGTCTGACACCCAGCTGGAAGGGTTGAAGAGGGCGAGTGACAAAACCAGGTCGCCCCCTGGTAACAGCGGTTCTCAAACACATTCGCCGCTTGACAAGACTGACAAAGGCGGTACTGATGATGTGCCGCAAGGACGGGgcagggagacacagagcgcTACCGTTGGTGGTGCGGCTTCAGAGAAACGTGCTCGAGGGAGGGTTGCCAGTCTACCCCATTTTCCTGGACATCTGTGTGGTGAAGGCATAGTAGCTTCTTCAGCCAGCCGAATTAGAAAGTATGGAACAGATCGTCGAGGCACACAACAGTCACCAGCAGGTTGCCTTGCCTGCGCACTGTCAAGAAAACACACCTGTGTAGCTGAAGGGCAGCTTCGGCCGAGTCAAACAGCCTCATTGACAAATAGTTATCCACCCTCCAGGGAGGACAGCTGCTCTGCAGGGAAACGAGTGCCACGAGAACCACGTTCAGACGGACCTGATCCATTCGTACATGCTGAAACAAGTCCGAGTCACTTGCCTCCTTGGGGAATCACAGACAAACACTCACGTCCCATAGCGGCTTTTTCTAGACAGTCGTATCGCCACAGAGCGAACGTAGAGTCTCGTCGGGGCAAAGGTAATGTAGAAAGTTTCGCATTTTACGAACAAGTTCTAGACCAATCCTTTCGACGATCCACGCATGCGGACATTTAGGGAGCCTGCTGAGGACTCCGCAAGCGTTTCGGTATATATTTCAACAcgttcttctgctttgcCGTCGTTCAGCGTCTGCTGTTCTTTACCTACACACCTGCTGTCAACTGTATGATAACCGATCGGGGATTGAAGACCGTCCCGCGATCCTTTGCCTCTATATCGCTAAAACTCGACTACAACCAACATCCCCAGCTACCATGTTTGCACCTGATTCCCTGTAGCTTTCTGAAAGCATCAGTGAACGCTTTTTTCATAAGAGGCGAAACTTCTTTTTCGAGGACGGGCTGCCGTGAATATCCGAAATGCTGTCACTACTCTGTGTAAAACCGCGAGAGGCTTGCTCAAAATAAGCGATACCAGCATCATTAAATGAACTAGAACAAAATCACAAACGGTGGAAATAAGCCAGTAAGTTGTAAGTTGCCAGATCGGTCTGTGCCGGAAGGGTATATACCTGAAACGTTCACGCACTTGGTCTTCATTTGTTCTAGAGTTCGCTTCTTGTTTAGCGAGTTAACAGAGGCTCAAGAGTGAGCCGTGCCGCTCTTCCTCAcatctgcgtttctcctttcctccaaCTGCGGAATGGCACTGCGTCGTATTTGCAAAAAGATGGAATCCAACCGCTGCACACCGCCATGCGCTTCTGGTTCACCCAAGACGCTCGAGGGCCTCCCCTTTTACCGAAAATTTTCACATGACGGAGAAACGGAATTCCGAGCCGACAGTCACTTCTTGTATGAGTACACTCTAATCGTCGATGCGTCCCGTTCGCATATCCGAGGTGCATAACTGAAAGGTTGCCGTTCGACAGTGTCCACCTCGAAATCCGATGTATTCGCACCAAGGAAAACCCTGATTTCCCCTGTCAGTATTCCTAGCTCAGGACGCAAGCTCACGGACAGCTGCCAGCAAGTCCGACAGGCATCTGCCTTCTAAAGCACCTACTCCATTTCCCAGGTAGTTTTCTAGATCTATCTGTGGCCACGCATTTTCTCCTCTGTAtacaaagagacaaacgcgcTCTCACATGTCAGACCTTCTGCAGGCGTTCTGAGCTACAGACGTGCATGGCAAAAGCGTGCTCGTCCACCGGCGCATAGATACGAGCGAAGTGATACATGGTTTGCCGGGATTAACGGAGTTCGCGGTGCTCATTTTTCTTTCCGTTCAACCCGAGCGTAAACTCGATGCGGGAGAACACAGCCAGAGCAAACATGTGCATGAGTCTGCCACTTCAAAAGAAAAACTTTTGCCGGCCGGCAGCCTCCAGAAACAACTCCTTGTTAGAAGCAGAGTCCGCACAGCAAACTGTACCCCGAaacagacaggaagaagagacaataATActggacgagagagaaagaatggAGAAGCGACTGAGAGAACgatgagaagaagacacaaaacGACTGAACCCCTAGACAGCACAGAGCACACACGCACAACCTGAGGAAGTTGACGACGACAGCAGGccttgtgtgtgtgtgtggggtCCGCGGGCGTCGCGTGTCACCTTTTCGAGACCGCATCTTCGAGGGCTAGAGAGAAACCTTCTGCATGAGCGACTCCAGAGTTGCTTGGCGTTCGTGAAGCATAGACAGTTGCTTTCCGCCGGCCTCGACGACTCTCAGCAGTCTGGTTGCCACTGAAAAAACAAGGGCCAGAAAAAGGGAGCTTTGGGGACGGGAATTACACACGAATGCCCAGAATCACTGAAAACAACCGTTCTGTTCATCTACGGAACCAAACATGCTGCCTTGTCCCTAGTCTGTTCTTTGGGTCTCACCTTTttgctcttcgtcctccacctcgctctctccttcatcgGGAAAAACACCTCTCAGCTTTTCGACCCTCTCTCCCTTGGCCGCCGCCCGGCAGCCGGCGCCTCCGTAAACAAGGCCTTCCTCTGAGCTCCTCGTCACGTCTGCCTCGTCCTCGCGACCGCACTGGGATCCACTGAGACGCGAGCGCTCAAGCAGAGCAGCCGGCAGCCTGGagatgtctctctccagctttGTCCAGGCCTCTTCAAGCTCTCGGAGCCGCAGCGACTCATCTCGCTCTCGAAGGAGTCTCCCCGCTTCTACGCAGAGACTCTCCAAGATGGCCTgaccagaagaagaggggtacagggagaagaaaaggtgaggcaaggagacgaaaaccAGCACTCCCGCCTGTATTACGCGGGCCAGTGGGGTGGGGGTGGACAGCCCTCATACGGCGAAACGAAGGCTCAATCGAGACGCAGGAATTCGCTTTGGTTTACACAGAAGTACCCTTCAATccgacaagaaagaagactgCGAGCGGGAAAGCAGGAACTCTGGacacggagaggagacgaaacacGGCCGACACATGACGAAACACAAATATCCATTTACAAACCAATGTTCAACAGATTTCCTTTCAACACCGCACAAACAGGATATGTCCGTTGGTCTTCTTTACTTCTGCTGATTTCTCCTTATCTCCACGTTGGTGTTCCTCCACGAATgattccttttctctccacttttctgCCTCCGAATCTCTTCCGcagctctctgcgttctgttGCTTCCCGTGTatttctcctcctgtctaCCTCGAGTAGTCATGAGCCAGGTGGTCGATTCTCTGAAGTCGCATTCCTCTGCCCAattctttccctctctggaGCGCGGTTTCTCCTCCCTCACCATGTtttttttcactttttcgAGGCGCCGTTCATCCTCCTTCTGGCGCAGCACCTGACACTCGTGCGTCGCCCACATTTCCTTCACTTGCGTCTCCAGAGTTTCTGTACACCGCGCGAGGTTCGCCGTCGTCGAAGACCGCAGGCGTCGCTCTGAGTGCCTCAATGACTGCAGCAAattctcgtctgcgaactGGAGCGTCGACACCAGAGAGCTGGCGAACTgcgagagacaacagagacacaagtCAGCGTCGGTCGCAGGACCCGCGGCAACAGAACTACGGATCTACAGCTTTTGCGTGTCTCTGCGGAATCCGAGTTATCCTGTGCCTTTCAGAAATATGGACCAAGACAGAGTGGTATTTGggatagagagacagagcaggtCTCCGGCatgtgaagagagaaatgaagcTGCAGTGGacgggaggaagaaacgagaaagaaaacgaaaagaggaaaaaccgAAAGAGGAAGCTCACTCAAAGACACACGAAACTCGTTCCACTCCTGGCTCAACACAAGAGCCCCCACTGTTTTCACAGAAAAACCCACAGACATCGACACTTCACGAAATCTCCTCCCTTCGCATATATAATTTTGTaacgcctctttctctttcggtGTTAGCAAAATCGCCAATCAGGAAAAGCGTagcctctctcgtcgtcaAAACACATTTTCCTCTGTTATTCTTGACAAAGTGTGAATTCCTATGCTTGTATAAACTACCTTTTTCTAAGAAATAGGGGGGCTGCGAGATGGACTCCTCATTTGCTTCTTCAAAacgttttcgttttctcccgaAACCAATTCCTGTTCTGGTAGTGGGGTTTCGAGAGCAGCCAGTGTATTTTTTACACGCTTTTTCGAgagtatacatatatatatatatatatatatatatatataaccaCGAGTCGAACTCCCGGTTTAGCTCCTGAGCGTCTTTGTGTCCAAATCCAATTTCTGTTGCGTTGGCAGTCCCTCAaactttctgcgtcttcaccCTGTCGCCCCGTGCACCGACCTCAGCTGCGGCTGCAGTCGCTTGCCGCATGTCCGTAGTCCTTCCACTCGCGGAAGCCTTTTTCGCGGCACTCGCAGCGAAACGAATCTTCTCTCGTACTTGCTCCACATGCGTGTGGTGTTGCCTGAGCATATGGGCGGCCTCCTCCAGCTGATGCTTCGCGCCGCTTCTCTTGGGCagagcaaaggagacagtcccTCCGCAGCCCGTCGGCTCCGGCGCGCTCGCGACGTCCGCGGCGCCGTCTCCCCATCCAAACAGTAGCGGAGACACGTCCagggaaaacacagagagagaagaatccgaGAGACAAGACCCCACAAGCGCGAGATGAGAGGAGGCCTCAACAGGCGCGAGTTCGCTGCCTCGGCTCCGACGtcgcagcgacagagagcacAGCAGAGGGCGCTCGAGAGCCTCGCCAGCTTCTCCTCCATCGCCCCGCCACGACCCTTCCGCCTTCCTCCCCGCGAGCACCGCGTGCAGCGACAGACACGGCCGACTCCTGTAGCGCGAGTTccttgcgtcttctccaggcgaagacgcggacCCCGCGCTCGAAGCCGACAGGTAGTGACACTCGACGAGAGACACCCGACAGGCGTCGAAGACGAAAGCCGCAGGCACTGCAGACGCAGTCAGCGAAGGCGGCAAAGCCAACAGACTCAGACGCCCACACACGGACCCCACAAAACTCTCACTGAGACCCTCTGTacagacaagagaagaagaggagagagaagaggaaggtgaAGACGCGGAGGAACGAGGGTCTTTGGAATTCGTGCGTGGGCGACAGAAGTATGTTTTttggaggaggaagaactgGAGTGGTTTCGCTGTTTCAGCAGCTTGCTGCGTTCCACTGTGTCCCGAGCTCCTCCCTTCTTGCTTCAACCCCtggtcttcctcgctctgctcTCCAGAGCACGCCACGTGCATGCGAGGCGCGATCTCTTCTGCAGATGCCCAAACACTAAGGGCGCCTGTCACCGTCGCTGTCAGCAGCATCGTCAGGGGATTCGTCGCGAAGAGCTGCACTGCACAAAGCCGACCTTCACCTtcgtcctcgttctcctctgatcctcctcttcgttcctcgACCAAACCTCtcagttctttcttctcatctcgtttctcctcacccttgttctctccgttcctcagTGCGACCCACTGAGGGACGGGGACGCGTCTCGCGGGTCTCGCGTTCTGCTCCTTGCTGACCGCGTCGCTGGACTGTCGCTCCCGAGACTCGAGACCTGCTGACACAGGAGATGACGCGGCTGCGCTCAACTCCTCGCAGAGGACGCGCTCGGCTTCCCGCTGAATGAGCCAGGCGCGCGTGTGGGGTTCGAGCACACACGTGTCTCCAGCGTCGTCTCGCCCCCCATCTTCATCATCTCTCTGATCTGCAGGCCCAGAGGCGCCGCAGCGGCgctcgaggagacgcgcctgcgtcgtcgcctccCGCAGGGCGAGGGCGAGGGGCGCGGGAAGTGTCGGCACCCGGCGCGGGAGGAAgggacagaagcagagacaccccGGCGCATCTGTGGCACCCTCCAGGGACACcggaaagaggaggaagacagagagcgccGGCCACAGCTCGAGGGCCTCGGAAGAACAGCCCAGCGCGAAGTTCACAGGCAGAACTCGAGGCCGTTGCTCCTCTCCCCCGGTCTGGCCCCGGGAGAGCTGCGGAGCAGGAGACAGCTCAGACGAAGTGTCTCCAGAGATACCATCGGGGAAAAAGGGGACACTGATCTCCGTCTCCGGCTGCTCGGTGCTCACAGCCACGTCGAACAGCCTCAGGATTGCTCGCTTGTCTTCGCCGGCTTCCCCGCGAGCCTCACAAGACTGCACGCCGTCTGTGTGGGGCACAGCGACCTCCTCATGACTGAGAAGCACCAGAGCTGTCTCCGAAAACGGGTGGAAGCAACATGCGACCATGGTCCTGCGGGGCGAAGGCCCCTGTGTGGAGTCGTCGGCGCCCGGAAGCTCCAGATTCCGCTGCAACtcgtcgaggagaagaagtccGCGGACTTGAACCACCGCCTCGCCCTccagttcctcttcctcctcttcccagTCCTCGTCTCGGAGCCAACGCAGAGCGGGCCGAGAGATCTCCGCTGTCCCCGCCCcacacctgtctcctcccgccTGTTCCTTCAGCCCGAGTGGAGGCGTGAGGGTGGCGACGCAGCAGGCGGAATCGgagaggagcgcgaggacGGAACCGGAGGTGTTGCAGCAGATGAACGAGAAGGGACTCTGCGTTTCGACGTCGTAGCCAAGAACGCTCACCAGGGCGGTGTACGAACACGCTACCGCGCTCTCGCTTCTGGGTTCAGAACCCCCGCAGGCGTCGCGAGTGCCGGAGCTCTCTTCCGCGGGCTGTGGAGAAACTCGAATGGCCACGACGCTGCTCGGCGCGCGCGCAGGCACAGACGAACTCCACTGCCTGACGATGGTGAAGGAGAAACCTGAAGGCGCTGGAATGCCGTCTCCTCGCGACGCGTCCGGGCCGCAGGAGGCGCAGCTCAGTTGCACTGGCAGCAGGCTTCGAGAGGCGCCCTGTGCCGAGCCGCTTCGCCGTTCCAgatctctgcctctgtgttTGAGGATGTTTCTCGACACCCGGTCGCGGATGTCGGCGTGAGAAAGCGCAGAGGTCGGGAAGCCtgaggcagaggcggcgcgTGTGTTGTCGGGTCTTCTGGGGGggtctctgtcttgttctgcggcgtctctcgcctcgaaGAAGGAGTCAATGCGCTCCAGGATCGGCGAGGCTGCATCGTCAGTCAcccagaaaagagaagaaaacggaacgGGAGAGGTCGGCCGAGCGGTGGGCTTGACTCGCGCTCGCGCGGTCGTCTGCCTTGAATCCGATAgagcagaggcagcagaagacgacgggaCCGAGAACGGAGAACGCTGGTCTCCCGGAGACCTGGGGAACTGCGCGTGACTCACACTCgacgagggcgaagaagacaaaaccaagccagaagaaggagaggaaaaagcaaaagaggtggacgaagaggatggagcggagggaggaaagagagaagatccacgaacagaggagagagaagacgaagacaagagagaagggatgGAGAGCTTgactttctcctcgtcggtAGGAGAGAGGACCGAtgaactggagaagagagactgcgACGGCGGCGCAGAAGTGGAAATGCCGAAGAAGCCTGACATTTTTGCGACACTGTGAGGCAGCGAAAAAGTCAAGGGAACTAGCAAGAGTGACTAAACTCGGTAGACAACGGAAGACACGATTCAAGAGGAGTGAATGCttgaagagacgaaagcgcTTAATCTCCGGGCATATCGTCGGGGTTCGGCGTCTCACTCGCTGACAggggaaacaggagaagcgaggtgtacatacacccgaagTGCCCCCGGTCTGGTGCTCGGCAGAGCAGCGCGACGGCCTGTGTCCGCCGTTCGAGAAGCTGCGCGGAAATCCAAAGATGGCCGAACGCCGGAGAGATAAAAAAATGGAGATTTCCGACAGAGAACGTGTGGAAAGAAATATCTGGAAAGGAGCGGGTGCCGTTCGAAGAGGCTGAGAAACGCGTGCTGCCGTTACGCGCCAGAAAACGCGGAAAACAGAGGGGGACGAAAGGGAAAACGCCACAAAGAAAGCAACAGAAAGCCGACCGAAAATACCAGACAAGAAACGTACGGCTCTTTCTGCTTGCTAACTTCTACCTCGGGAAAAAAAGCGGAAAAGAGGCGGAGCAAGATCTTTCAACTCAGCGCTTGCGCGTACACAAAGTGGGCAGGATATGCACAAGGAAAcgcagcatgcagagaaaggaccGGGGAAAAGGGCAAAGGCACCGAGGTTCCACAAAGAactccttttcgtctcgcgAAACGCATTCAAAGTCGCAATTGAGAGAGGGGTCCGCGAGACACCGCGTTAAGACAAAGGTATCTCGATGGGCGGGCACCCAGATTCGAGTGTCCGAGAAAACTGCAGTTTCTCGCTGGGCGTAACACAAAGAGATGCCTGCGTGTGCAAATTTCGGCTTGCATTTCCGCATATTTTTCGCGGCTGTGGTGAAAGCGAGCCCGCCCCCCTCTCGCATTTTTCcaccactgcatgcgcggcgtAAAAAACCTTTGCCGCCTACAGACGGAAACTAGCCTAGGACAAAGCACACTGGGTCCATATAGATCTGAAGCAGGATGGTGTATATTTCCGCAGTTCACGTGGGGAATCCCAGAGGAAGCGCACAAATCCTCGGGTCTCGCATCCTCAAGCAAAAGGTTGCTACAGCCACATTCGTACTACGTTGACATTCGGTCTGCCAACCGCTCTGCAAGCGTCCACAGTGCGAATTCCTGGGCACTGAACCTCACAGGCCAACCTTGTATCATTTGCCTCTGTTGATTGGAACTCGGTTAGAAATTCACCAGGCCATCTAGAGTCGCGCTCGATTTTGCAGCAGGAACGGACGCAGAAGGATCTCCCAGCTCGCTCTGTGCACGAGACTGTCGTCTTCTAACACCCGCGGAACCCGAAACCAGACAGAACCTCGAAATCCGCGCCTACAAAATATCGAGACGAACGCGTGGGAACACTTGAGGCAGTGTCGCGTGGACCCAGCTCGACTCTCGGCTTTCTGCGTTCCGAGGAAGGCAAGGCTGCCTTACAACAAGGGCCTCCTCAACGGAAACGAAACCAGGTTGCTTctcggagagaaacgccgaaCACGCGGTTGCTTCGCGAGAAATCAGAAAGGGCAGCCGGGCCCACGCCGCTCGGTCTCGACAACGAGGGTTTCCGGCGTGCCAAAGGAACACTCGCTGGAACGTGAATGCACAGGAACTGCCGAAAAGACTAGAGCGGGAGGTGGCAAGCTGCCACGGTGTCGCCTGAAGAAATCCGAAAAACCTGACAGCGCGGAGCCGGCGCTGAAAGTCACAAAAGGAAACTGCGTCCCCGTAGCGTCTGTGCAtaaaacacagaaaacccGCACGCACCcacaaaaacacacacactggaggaagaagcagtcTTTCAGACCGCGGAAGACGGtgaggaaaacgacttcGCTCTGAAAGTCGAGTGAAGTCGCTGGACTGCGAGGAACCTTTCCGAGTGTGGTTTCAGGACGTTCCTTCAGGGGCGTCTCCCCAGTTTCCTAAACCTACAGTGGGTAGAaacacgaagagagacagagcggaGCGGGAGAGCCCACAAGCCGCGAAAAACTTCAAAGGCGATGGAAAAGCCT encodes the following:
- a CDS encoding hypothetical protein (encoded by transcript TGME49_297830); the protein is MSGFFGISTSAPPSQSLFSSSSVLSPTDEEKVKLSIPSLLSSSSLSSVRGSSLFPPSAPSSSSTSFAFSSPSSGLVLSSSPSSSVSHAQFPRSPGDQRSPFSVPSSSAASALSDSRQTTARARVKPTARPTSPVPFSSLFWVTDDAASPILERIDSFFEARDAAEQDRDPPRRPDNTRAASASGFPTSALSHADIRDRVSRNILKHRGRDLERRSGSAQGASRSLLPVQLSCASCGPDASRGDGIPAPSGFSFTIVRQWSSSVPARAPSSVVAIRVSPQPAEESSGTRDACGGSEPRSESAVACSYTALVSVLGYDVETQSPFSFICCNTSGSVLALLSDSACCVATLTPPLGLKEQAGGDRCGAGTAEISRPALRWLRDEDWEEEEEELEGEAVVQVRGLLLLDELQRNLELPGADDSTQGPSPRRTMVACCFHPFSETALVLLSHEEVAVPHTDGVQSCEARGEAGEDKRAILRLFDVAVSTEQPETEISVPFFPDGISGDTSSELSPAPQLSRGQTGGEEQRPRVLPVNFALGCSSEALELWPALSVFLLFPVSLEGATDAPGCLCFCPFLPRRVPTLPAPLALALREATTQARLLERRCGASGPADQRDDEDGGRDDAGDTCVLEPHTRAWLIQREAERVLCEELSAAASSPVSAGLESRERQSSDAVSKEQNARPARRVPVPQWVALRNGENKGEEKRDEKKELRGLVEERRGGSEENEDEGEGRLCAVQLFATNPLTMLLTATVTGALSVWASAEEIAPRMHVACSGEQSEEDQGLKQEGRSSGHSGTQQAAETAKPLQFFLLQKTYFCRPRTNSKDPRSSASSPSSSLSSSSLVCTEGLSESFVGSVCGRLSLLALPPSLTASAVPAAFVFDACRVSLVECHYLSASSAGSASSPGEDARNSRYRSRPCLSLHAVLAGRKAEGSWRGDGGEAGEALERPLLCSLSLRRRSRGSELAPVEASSHLALVGSCLSDSSLSVFSLDVSPLLFGWGDGAADVASAPEPTGCGGTVSFALPKRSGAKHQLEEAAHMLRQHHTHVEQVREKIRFAASAAKKASASGRTTDMRQATAAAAEFASSLVSTLQFADENLLQSLRHSERRLRSSTTANLARCTETLETQVKEMWATHECQVLRQKEDERRLEKVKKNMAILESLCVEAGRLLRERDESLRLRELEEAWTKLERDISRLPAALLERSRLSGSQCGREDEADVTRSSEEGLVYGGAGCRAAAKGERVEKLRGVFPDEGESEVEDEEQKVATRLLRVVEAGGKQLSMLHERQATLESLMQKVSL